In the bacterium genome, one interval contains:
- a CDS encoding DUF2088 domain-containing protein, translating into MKVPVWYSDNNVDITLPDRGNVKVFDLPSKRLQPLSTSHWLSTGDTPLELREFLARAQRLVTVVNDAHRPTPTARILGAIKEHIRFESTRFLVATGLHSPKTSAPQERLFGDLPIAGNLVVHDAYDEDSLCTFGLGSSSIKLNRVFDWCDAILIVGSVEPHYFAGFTGGRKIVLPGCASFADVERNHALAVQAGSQPLARNGNPVWEDSQTRTRALDSKSRYAIQVVCDHEGNMFYASHGDWDLSYQQACEFVIANYAYDVSEKYDVVISVVYPPLDRNLYQLQKSYENVAAVVRDGGTILLLSACLDGIGDDRFLKIAKSLSHSGEITGDGNESLIMGIHKVRRTIALAKRVDLVLCSKLDSLLLDHLPITARTNVQAAIDEAVAKYGDNCRIAVVLDAGSQVLYHHAA; encoded by the coding sequence CTTTCGACTTCGCATTGGTTGTCTACTGGCGATACGCCCCTGGAATTGAGAGAGTTTCTTGCAAGGGCACAGCGTCTGGTGACTGTCGTCAATGATGCCCATCGTCCAACGCCGACAGCCAGAATACTTGGCGCCATCAAAGAGCACATCAGATTCGAGTCTACCAGATTCCTGGTTGCGACCGGACTGCACTCACCAAAGACTTCGGCGCCGCAAGAGCGTCTATTCGGCGACTTACCGATTGCCGGGAATCTCGTGGTACACGATGCTTACGACGAAGACTCGTTGTGCACATTCGGCCTCGGCAGCAGTTCGATCAAACTCAATCGCGTCTTTGACTGGTGCGATGCAATCCTCATCGTTGGTTCGGTCGAACCGCACTACTTCGCCGGTTTCACCGGTGGCCGCAAGATTGTTCTTCCCGGTTGCGCTTCATTTGCGGATGTCGAACGCAATCACGCTCTCGCCGTACAAGCCGGCAGCCAACCGCTGGCGCGAAACGGCAATCCCGTTTGGGAAGATAGTCAGACCAGAACGCGGGCTCTTGATAGCAAGAGCCGTTATGCCATCCAGGTTGTATGCGATCACGAAGGGAATATGTTCTACGCAAGTCACGGCGATTGGGATTTGTCTTATCAGCAGGCATGCGAGTTTGTCATCGCAAATTACGCCTACGACGTTTCTGAGAAGTATGATGTTGTCATTAGCGTGGTTTATCCGCCGCTTGATCGCAACCTCTACCAGTTGCAGAAATCTTACGAAAATGTCGCAGCGGTCGTTCGCGATGGCGGAACGATATTGCTGCTTTCCGCATGTCTGGATGGAATCGGCGATGATCGATTCTTGAAGATCGCCAAGTCGTTGTCCCACAGCGGCGAGATAACAGGAGACGGAAACGAATCTTTGATAATGGGAATCCACAAAGTCAGACGCACAATCGCGCTTGCCAAGCGGGTCGATCTTGTGCTATGCTCTAAGCTGGATAGTTTACTGCTTGATCACTTGCCGATCACAGCCCGCACAAATGTGCAGGCGGCAATTGATGAAGCGGTTGCAAAATATGGAGATAATTGCAGAATTGCAGTCGTGCTCGATGCCGGTTCGCAGGTGCTCTATCATCACGCGGCATAA
- the mdh gene encoding malate dehydrogenase has protein sequence MRKKVSVIGAGNVGAAVAQYLAEDNVCDITIFDVVEGLPQGKALDLLQAGPVRGYDVSIRGTNDFSELKGSDIVVHTAGLARKPGMSREDLLTKNAEIIGTVAKSVKEHAEHAMIIMVANPLDLMTFHAYKITGFPSNRVFGQAGILDSIRFRTFVGLELGIAQTETEAMVLGGHGDTMVPLPRYTTVAGVPITELMPKERIDALAKRTIDGGAEIVALLKTGSAYYAPAAASVEMVKAVLFDSKKVFPCSALLTGQYGIKDIYIGVPVVLGAGGVEKIYELKLEAAELAALQKSAATYKDHLKVLGY, from the coding sequence ATGAGAAAAAAAGTATCGGTCATCGGAGCGGGTAACGTCGGCGCGGCAGTCGCGCAGTACCTTGCCGAAGACAACGTTTGCGACATCACCATCTTCGACGTCGTTGAAGGTCTGCCGCAGGGAAAAGCTCTGGATCTGCTTCAGGCCGGTCCGGTGCGCGGCTACGATGTCAGCATTCGCGGCACCAATGACTTCTCTGAACTCAAAGGCTCGGACATTGTCGTTCATACAGCCGGTTTGGCGCGCAAGCCCGGAATGTCCCGCGAAGATCTCTTGACGAAAAATGCCGAAATCATCGGCACCGTTGCCAAGAGCGTCAAAGAACATGCCGAACATGCGATGATCATCATGGTCGCCAATCCGCTTGACCTGATGACCTTCCACGCCTACAAGATCACCGGTTTCCCGTCGAATCGTGTTTTCGGTCAGGCCGGAATTCTCGATTCAATCCGCTTCCGTACTTTCGTCGGTTTGGAACTCGGCATTGCCCAGACCGAGACCGAAGCCATGGTTCTCGGCGGTCACGGCGACACGATGGTTCCGCTTCCGCGCTACACTACGGTTGCGGGCGTTCCGATTACCGAATTGATGCCGAAAGAGCGTATCGATGCTCTTGCCAAGCGCACCATCGACGGCGGCGCTGAAATCGTCGCTCTCCTCAAGACCGGTTCAGCATACTACGCTCCGGCGGCGGCCTCGGTCGAAATGGTTAAGGCTGTGCTGTTCGATTCCAAGAAGGTCTTCCCGTGCTCGGCGCTCCTTACCGGCCAGTACGGTATCAAGGACATCTATATCGGCGTTCCGGTCGTCCTTGGCGCCGGCGGTGTCGAGAAGATTTACGAACTTAAGCTCGAAGCAGCCGAACTGGCGGCGTTGCAGAAATCTGCCGCTACCTATAAGGACCACCTCAAGGTTCTCGGCTACTAA
- a CDS encoding fibronectin type III domain-containing protein gives MNKIICAIAFVLLAICIPAFAQEDVTPTAINSQSVPAAVPVPAPATNIAVIDTPDDNGRSLEIRWDLSPDDAALVTKYQILRSTSQSGPFEIIGSTTKGQHEFTNNELERGTKYYYKIVSLNEPLLTSGQVPSTSESSIVGPVEPIAQWFNMRRIWILIWTLVVCGAILFYISQAKAGKALYVRKIAGIDAVDEAIGRATEMGRKVFYVPGIQDMDDVQTIAAVIILGRVARIAAENDTMLEVPVCKSLVMVTAREAVREAYSQVGRPDAFREDQVHYVTDDQFGYAAAIDGMVVRDKPATMFYMGAFFAESLILAETGNAAGAIQIAGTGQPSQLPFFVASCDYTLIGEELFAASAYLAREPKLLGSLKGQDFAKGLFLVAIILGIIFELLTVPFIKILQVS, from the coding sequence TTGAACAAGATCATTTGCGCTATCGCATTCGTGCTTCTCGCTATTTGTATCCCTGCTTTCGCTCAAGAAGATGTAACCCCCACAGCAATCAATTCCCAATCAGTCCCGGCAGCAGTCCCGGTTCCAGCGCCAGCGACAAATATCGCTGTCATCGATACACCGGATGACAACGGCAGAAGTTTGGAAATCCGCTGGGATCTGTCCCCTGATGATGCCGCTCTGGTAACCAAGTATCAGATTTTGCGATCGACTTCACAGTCGGGACCATTTGAGATAATTGGTTCGACGACGAAGGGTCAGCACGAATTCACCAACAACGAGTTAGAACGCGGCACTAAATACTACTACAAAATCGTTAGCCTGAATGAGCCGTTGCTCACGAGCGGACAGGTGCCGTCGACGAGCGAGTCGTCGATAGTCGGACCGGTCGAGCCGATAGCACAGTGGTTCAACATGCGTCGAATTTGGATTCTGATTTGGACTTTAGTAGTTTGCGGAGCGATCCTATTCTACATTTCGCAAGCCAAAGCCGGCAAAGCACTCTATGTCCGCAAAATCGCCGGTATCGATGCCGTCGACGAAGCAATTGGACGTGCCACGGAAATGGGCCGAAAGGTCTTCTACGTACCCGGCATTCAGGATATGGACGATGTCCAAACCATCGCTGCAGTAATTATCTTAGGCCGTGTAGCGCGCATTGCCGCTGAAAACGACACGATGCTTGAGGTGCCGGTCTGCAAATCGCTGGTGATGGTGACTGCACGCGAAGCAGTCCGTGAGGCTTACAGTCAAGTGGGACGCCCTGATGCTTTCCGCGAAGATCAGGTTCACTATGTTACTGACGACCAGTTTGGATATGCGGCTGCAATCGACGGCATGGTTGTCCGCGACAAACCCGCGACTATGTTCTACATGGGCGCGTTCTTTGCCGAATCGCTGATTCTGGCAGAAACGGGCAATGCCGCCGGAGCGATTCAGATCGCCGGTACCGGACAGCCGTCGCAGTTGCCGTTCTTTGTCGCCTCGTGCGACTACACGCTCATCGGCGAAGAGCTTTTTGCTGCCAGCGCCTATCTTGCTCGTGAACCAAAGTTACTTGGTTCGCTCAAAGGTCAGGACTTTGCCAAGGGGCTTTTCTTGGTGGCAATCATTCTTGGCATCATATTCGAATTGCTTACAGTTCCTTTCATCAAGATTCTACAGGTTAGCTAA
- a CDS encoding fibronectin type III domain-containing protein, with protein sequence MNDLRRNFTSLRFFRVFILALLLCAFQSAFTQVDSTQNQNPLTQESSSTTPLPAPVSNIVLVDTPNDDGHSITVSWDLSADDVPGSDRVMYYEIYRGGSRDEQDSTWVLRGTALKGVQQYEDRGGRDPKKMDRFFPKDKDFYYKVVVASFDAKSVASIAGPIRAEDDWFNRTRIPTLVFTIIFFVLTLYFINIAKKGIHLYVRPLAGIEAIDEAIGRATEMGRPILYVLGLGTASDIATIASFTILGRVARRVAEYQTSMIVPCYDPIVMTVAQETVKTGYADAARQDSYVEDSVYFVTQSQFAYVAAVNGTMLRERPATNLYLGKFYAESLLLAETGVLAGSIQISGTDEIAQLPFFVVACDYTLIGEELYAASAYLGREPLLLGTLKAQDWFKGLVIIAILAGLLTRVLGQADIIHSFFKIS encoded by the coding sequence ATGAATGACTTGAGACGAAACTTCACCAGCTTGAGATTCTTCAGAGTATTCATCCTCGCATTATTGCTGTGTGCGTTTCAATCCGCTTTCACCCAAGTAGATTCAACTCAGAATCAAAATCCGCTGACTCAGGAAAGTTCGTCGACGACACCCCTTCCGGCACCAGTGTCCAATATTGTACTTGTGGACACGCCAAATGATGATGGCCATTCGATTACTGTGAGCTGGGACCTATCTGCCGACGATGTACCGGGATCCGACCGAGTGATGTACTACGAGATTTATCGAGGCGGCTCCCGCGATGAGCAAGATTCGACTTGGGTTCTACGCGGCACGGCGCTCAAAGGAGTGCAGCAGTACGAGGATCGGGGTGGGCGCGACCCAAAGAAAATGGATCGGTTCTTCCCGAAGGATAAGGACTTCTACTATAAAGTGGTCGTTGCATCGTTTGATGCCAAATCGGTTGCCAGCATTGCCGGGCCGATTCGCGCGGAAGATGATTGGTTTAATCGTACGCGTATTCCAACACTTGTCTTTACAATTATATTTTTCGTCTTGACCTTATATTTCATTAATATTGCCAAGAAAGGCATCCACCTCTATGTCAGACCGTTGGCAGGCATTGAAGCCATCGACGAAGCCATAGGACGTGCCACAGAAATGGGGAGACCCATTCTTTATGTGCTTGGTTTGGGAACAGCATCAGATATAGCGACTATAGCTTCGTTTACTATTCTCGGTCGTGTAGCGCGCCGTGTGGCAGAATATCAGACTTCTATGATAGTGCCATGCTACGATCCGATCGTTATGACTGTCGCCCAAGAAACGGTAAAGACAGGTTACGCAGATGCTGCACGTCAAGATTCCTATGTCGAAGATTCAGTCTATTTCGTTACTCAATCACAATTCGCTTATGTCGCTGCGGTGAACGGCACAATGCTTCGTGAACGTCCGGCAACCAATCTCTACTTAGGCAAATTCTACGCAGAATCCTTGCTTCTCGCCGAGACTGGCGTGCTTGCAGGATCGATTCAGATTTCGGGAACTGACGAAATCGCACAGCTGCCTTTCTTTGTGGTGGCGTGCGACTATACGTTGATTGGCGAAGAGCTTTACGCCGCCAGCGCCTATCTCGGTCGCGAGCCACTATTGCTCGGAACACTTAAAGCACAAGATTGGTTTAAGGGTTTGGTTATAATAGCAATTCTCGCTGGTTTGCTGACGCGAGTGCTAGGTCAGGCCGACATCATTCACAGCTTTTTTAAGATTAGTTAG